Proteins from a single region of Abyssalbus ytuae:
- a CDS encoding helix-turn-helix domain-containing protein: MNFFFRFDPNVTLRAVLDEQLSKYNIDYIIKGLGEIEIKSNLNTEIQNKLVSGLEHYGIYAVSDHKSELVQRIKNAITQMVHESGEDKNFKASVYLAEKLGYSYTYLSALFSEVTYTSIENFIILKKIDYAKELIINSDLTLSEIAYKLNYSSVAHLSNQFKKTTGLTPRVFQNIIKRRKNPTIED, from the coding sequence ATGAATTTTTTTTTCAGGTTTGACCCCAACGTTACACTTAGAGCGGTGTTAGATGAACAGCTTTCAAAGTATAATATAGACTATATAATAAAAGGTTTAGGAGAAATAGAAATTAAAAGTAACCTTAATACCGAGATACAAAATAAACTGGTTTCCGGTTTAGAGCATTACGGTATATATGCGGTAAGCGATCATAAAAGTGAACTTGTACAAAGAATAAAGAATGCCATTACTCAAATGGTTCATGAATCCGGAGAGGATAAAAATTTTAAAGCCTCTGTTTACCTGGCTGAAAAACTGGGGTATTCCTACACTTACTTATCTGCCTTATTTTCAGAAGTAACTTATACTTCCATAGAAAACTTTATTATTCTGAAAAAAATTGACTATGCAAAAGAACTTATAATAAACAGTGACCTGACCTTATCTGAAATAGCATATAAACTTAATTACAGCAGTGTAGCCCATTTATCAAATCAATTTAAAAAAACTACCGGGTTAACACCCAGAGTTTTTCAAAACATAATTAAGAGACGAAAAAACCCAACAATAGAAGATTAA
- a CDS encoding helix-turn-helix domain-containing protein — MKTINININRLDEVINELNTKLGGELKSKSGEYVMDIDNDLAKGTIKGICYKEGLSYLEYDLKFYEDVKIYMKSSKTNPILFMYCSNGTLTHNFLSNKAKRSLKQFQTAIVSAGRTETHELFFAKNVYTTLTIIHVEKNINGEYNNFTMLNKQLQELFASEKTDKNFAYFGTYNLQVYEQISQLKDIQAEGFSRIFQIQGIIYLILALEIQQHLFDTKNQEENLGSLTRFEMSKIKELSEMIKEHPEEQYTIKSLCGESGLSPAKLQEGFKLMHGRTVTDYIRNIRVEVSEELIKTTDMNISEVVYSVGLTSRSYFSKIFKEKYNCSPREYQNQKKMLAATA, encoded by the coding sequence ATGAAAACAATAAATATAAATATCAACCGATTAGATGAGGTAATTAATGAGCTAAATACTAAGCTTGGAGGAGAGTTAAAAAGCAAATCAGGAGAATATGTAATGGATATTGATAATGATTTGGCAAAAGGGACTATAAAAGGTATTTGTTATAAAGAAGGATTGTCATACTTAGAATATGATCTAAAGTTTTATGAAGATGTAAAGATTTATATGAAATCTTCAAAAACAAACCCTATACTATTTATGTACTGTTCAAACGGTACTCTAACTCACAATTTTTTAAGCAATAAAGCAAAACGATCATTAAAGCAGTTTCAGACAGCTATCGTTTCTGCAGGCAGGACCGAAACACATGAACTATTCTTTGCAAAAAATGTTTATACAACTTTAACTATAATTCATGTTGAGAAAAACATAAATGGTGAATATAATAATTTCACTATGCTTAACAAGCAATTACAAGAGTTATTTGCCTCTGAAAAAACTGATAAAAACTTTGCATACTTCGGTACTTATAATCTTCAGGTATACGAGCAGATTTCTCAGTTAAAAGATATACAGGCAGAAGGTTTTTCAAGAATCTTCCAAATTCAGGGAATCATTTATTTAATTCTTGCGCTGGAAATACAACAACATTTATTTGATACCAAAAATCAGGAAGAAAATCTTGGAAGCCTAACCAGGTTTGAGATGTCTAAAATTAAAGAGTTATCCGAGATGATTAAAGAGCATCCGGAAGAACAGTATACAATTAAATCATTGTGTGGAGAAAGCGGCCTGTCGCCTGCCAAATTGCAAGAAGGATTTAAATTGATGCATGGAAGGACTGTAACTGACTATATAAGAAATATTAGGGTGGAAGTATCCGAAGAATTAATAAAAACTACTGACATGAACATTTCCGAAGTAGTTTATAGTGTAGGATTAACCAGCAGAAGTTACTTCTCCAAAATATTTAAAGAAAAGTATAATTGTTCACCAAGAGAGTATCAAAACCAAAAAAAGATGTTAGCTGCAACAGCATAA
- a CDS encoding response regulator: protein MNINALNVVLVDDDEDDRLLFKDAIDEIRIKTNLVSFCNGQDFMDFLNNPQTILPQIVFLDLNMPIKNGIQCLEEIKKNNRLRNISVVIYSTSSSEKDIEDTFVKGANVYINKPNDFNKLKKAIEEVLKINWQYQTSTLNKENFLLRI from the coding sequence ATGAATATAAATGCATTAAATGTTGTCCTTGTAGATGATGACGAAGACGACAGATTATTATTTAAAGATGCTATAGATGAAATAAGAATTAAAACCAATTTAGTTTCATTTTGCAATGGTCAGGATTTTATGGACTTTTTAAACAATCCTCAGACTATTTTACCCCAAATAGTTTTTCTCGATTTGAACATGCCTATTAAAAACGGAATTCAATGTTTGGAAGAAATTAAGAAGAACAATCGGCTAAGAAACATATCGGTGGTTATTTACTCAACATCTTCATCAGAAAAAGATATAGAAGACACTTTTGTTAAAGGAGCTAACGTTTATATAAATAAACCTAACGATTTTAATAAATTAAAAAAGGCAATAGAAGAAGTTTTAAAAATTAACTGGCAATATCAAACTTCTACCCTCAACAAAGAAAACTTTTTACTCCGTATATAA
- a CDS encoding TlpA family protein disulfide reductase, translating to MKKALLAFLAITFIGCDKNEKRSIAYFGGEIVNPRDNYVVLFKDDVVIDSAKLDNNNRFLFKLDNFKEGLYNFQHIEYQYVFIEKGDSINIRLNTLDFDESLVFSGPGSEKNNFLIDMFLVNEDEDALIDNYYFLEAIEFRKRVDSLKAMKLDQYHNLIKNHHLSKDARKIAKAVIDYSHFANMEIYPYMHKFKHRLHYIKKLPENFYDYRSEEHYSDSSLSYFRPYLNYMVMHFNNLSYVDCLGDCDKKNNKIEQTLHYHIHKLYLIDSLAKPQNLRDNLFRNAAYDYLLDGHNPANNKKFIAEFNKISKNNKHSEEIDDLYNNISDLQAGKTMPKVMLVSLDGKKIVIDSLDKNKKTVYYFWSLHQKNHMKHINKRVEELKQLFPEYNFVGININDDHKSWVNNLTSHKFNSHKQYRCANAEKARKKLVVNSLNKMIIASEDGTIINAFANAYDPELEKQLGKFAFEKPNGTILVQN from the coding sequence ATGAAAAAAGCTCTACTGGCATTTTTAGCTATAACTTTTATAGGTTGTGATAAAAATGAAAAACGTTCTATAGCTTATTTTGGGGGTGAAATAGTAAATCCTCGTGATAACTATGTTGTGCTTTTCAAGGATGATGTAGTTATAGATTCTGCAAAGCTGGATAACAACAATCGTTTTTTATTTAAACTGGATAATTTTAAAGAAGGTTTGTACAATTTCCAACATATTGAATACCAATATGTTTTTATAGAAAAAGGTGATAGCATTAACATCCGTTTGAACACTCTTGATTTTGATGAATCACTTGTATTTTCAGGTCCCGGATCAGAAAAAAATAATTTCTTAATTGATATGTTTCTTGTTAATGAGGATGAAGATGCCCTTATTGATAATTACTATTTTCTTGAAGCGATTGAGTTTAGAAAAAGAGTTGATTCTCTTAAAGCAATGAAACTTGACCAGTATCATAACCTTATAAAAAATCATCATCTTTCTAAAGACGCCAGAAAAATAGCTAAAGCAGTAATTGATTATTCACATTTTGCCAATATGGAAATTTATCCGTATATGCATAAATTCAAACATCGGCTTCATTATATCAAAAAACTACCTGAAAACTTTTACGATTACCGCTCCGAGGAGCATTATAGTGATTCTTCTTTAAGTTATTTCAGGCCATATCTTAATTATATGGTAATGCATTTTAATAATTTATCATATGTGGATTGTTTAGGCGATTGTGATAAAAAAAACAATAAAATTGAGCAAACACTACATTATCACATACATAAGCTTTACCTCATAGATAGTTTGGCCAAACCACAAAATTTAAGAGATAATCTTTTTAGGAATGCTGCATATGATTATTTATTGGATGGTCATAATCCTGCTAACAATAAAAAATTTATAGCAGAATTTAACAAAATATCTAAAAACAACAAGCATAGCGAAGAAATAGATGATTTGTACAACAATATATCCGATTTACAGGCTGGTAAAACCATGCCTAAAGTTATGTTGGTCTCATTGGATGGCAAAAAAATTGTAATTGACAGTTTAGATAAAAACAAAAAAACGGTTTATTATTTTTGGTCATTGCATCAAAAAAATCATATGAAACATATTAACAAGAGAGTTGAAGAACTTAAACAACTTTTTCCTGAATACAATTTTGTAGGTATAAATATTAATGATGATCATAAAAGTTGGGTTAACAACCTTACCTCGCATAAATTTAACTCCCACAAACAATACCGATGTGCAAATGCTGAAAAAGCCCGAAAAAAATTAGTGGTAAACAGTTTAAATAAGATGATAATTGCCAGTGAAGACGGTACAATTATTAACGCATTTGCCAATGCTTATGACCCTGAACTGGAAAAGCAGTTAGGTAAATTTGCTTTTGAAAAACCAAACGGAACCATTTTAGTTCAAAATTAA
- a CDS encoding ATP-binding protein, translating into MIVNSAKASNKVNLIIFIIAVTLLLFIAGISYKQSESFRESSGLVSHTYEVSMEINHMFSLFSLLESDELNYLISKDSAYLKTIETDKVEIEQSLVRIDSLTGYDKIQQKNIDSINKIKNKFYETLRYINFNIFTEEIDQSYVDNEIASINKYMEKISNQTDLMIAEEQRLLKERKEEYVEDSWFTPILSLVMGTFALLVMALAFYKINQDRKQIIDTQSFLQNILKTTNNVISYFEPVYNEEEEIVDFEIIYTNELIEDVTGDVALEIQGKKISEVYPFLFENGVFEIFKECIEKDKRIEYERLFVFNGKKMWFYNAAVKLGDGLTLTSHDVTKETVIKNELLDLNERLEIQNTVLKAAKAIAKIGSYEWRLDENKIRFSENLYKMLGYEPEQLLSSYKNLLLVIHPEDRKKFKKRLLKVKNKKVFKEYTFRVLNKNKKVRYFKFTGSFIDTLNKNIFLGVVQDVTVLLEDEKILKNKNQELKRTNAELESFNRVASHDLQEPLRKIQIFISRIYDSEYTSLSEKSKGYFDKISSSAERMRKLITYLLTYSRISKPESVFEKTNLNNVLQRVKEYLAEIISDNDLVINSENLPVVHGITFQMEQIFSNIISNSVKYKRKGIKPVISITAELVEKQEVPELAGLNPSYSEYYKISFEDNGIGFNQEHSQIIFELFQRLHGKNEYGGTGIGLTICKKIVENHHGYIGANGKPGEGAVFYFYLPVV; encoded by the coding sequence ATGATAGTCAACTCTGCAAAGGCCTCTAATAAAGTAAATCTGATAATATTTATTATAGCCGTGACCCTACTTTTATTTATAGCGGGGATTTCTTATAAACAATCAGAATCTTTCAGGGAATCATCAGGACTGGTATCTCATACTTATGAGGTGAGTATGGAAATAAATCATATGTTTTCCCTTTTTTCATTATTGGAATCCGATGAGTTAAACTATTTAATTTCAAAAGACTCTGCTTATTTAAAAACTATTGAAACAGACAAGGTAGAAATAGAACAGTCTCTTGTAAGAATAGACAGTTTGACCGGTTATGATAAAATTCAGCAAAAGAATATAGATTCTATCAATAAAATAAAAAATAAGTTTTACGAAACACTACGCTATATAAACTTTAATATATTCACCGAGGAAATTGACCAGAGTTATGTTGATAATGAAATAGCCAGCATTAATAAATATATGGAAAAAATAAGCAATCAAACTGATTTGATGATTGCTGAAGAACAAAGGTTATTAAAAGAAAGAAAAGAAGAATATGTAGAGGATAGCTGGTTTACTCCCATACTTTCGCTGGTTATGGGTACATTTGCTTTGTTGGTTATGGCTCTTGCTTTTTATAAAATAAATCAGGACCGGAAACAAATTATCGATACCCAATCATTTTTACAAAATATTTTAAAAACTACTAATAACGTTATAAGTTATTTTGAACCTGTATATAATGAAGAAGAAGAAATTGTAGATTTTGAAATTATATATACCAATGAACTTATTGAGGATGTTACCGGAGATGTAGCGTTGGAAATTCAGGGGAAAAAAATATCGGAAGTATATCCGTTTTTATTTGAAAACGGGGTTTTTGAAATATTTAAAGAGTGTATAGAAAAAGATAAAAGGATAGAATACGAACGCCTGTTTGTTTTTAACGGAAAAAAAATGTGGTTTTATAATGCCGCTGTAAAATTAGGTGATGGCCTTACTTTAACTTCTCATGATGTTACAAAAGAAACAGTTATAAAAAATGAATTACTCGACTTAAATGAAAGACTGGAAATTCAAAATACAGTTTTAAAAGCAGCCAAGGCCATAGCCAAAATAGGTAGCTATGAATGGAGACTGGATGAAAATAAAATTCGTTTTTCTGAAAATTTATACAAAATGTTGGGTTATGAGCCTGAACAGCTTTTGTCATCCTATAAAAATCTCCTGTTAGTAATACACCCTGAAGACAGGAAAAAGTTTAAGAAACGGTTATTAAAAGTTAAAAACAAAAAAGTTTTTAAGGAATACACATTCAGGGTACTTAATAAAAATAAAAAGGTCAGATACTTTAAATTTACAGGAAGTTTTATAGATACTTTAAACAAAAACATTTTTCTCGGCGTTGTACAGGATGTGACTGTGTTACTGGAAGATGAAAAGATTTTAAAGAATAAGAACCAGGAATTAAAACGTACAAATGCCGAGTTAGAATCATTTAACAGGGTAGCGAGCCATGATTTGCAGGAACCTTTACGAAAAATTCAAATTTTTATTTCCCGCATTTATGATAGTGAATACACTTCTTTAAGCGAAAAAAGTAAAGGGTACTTTGATAAAATTTCTTCTTCGGCAGAAAGAATGCGAAAACTTATTACCTATTTGCTTACTTATTCACGTATAAGTAAACCCGAAAGTGTTTTTGAAAAAACAAACCTGAATAATGTTCTGCAAAGGGTAAAGGAATATCTGGCAGAAATAATAAGCGATAATGATTTGGTAATTAATTCCGAAAATCTTCCTGTGGTACACGGTATTACTTTCCAAATGGAACAGATTTTCAGTAATATAATTTCTAATTCCGTTAAATACAAAAGAAAAGGAATAAAACCGGTAATCAGTATTACAGCAGAATTAGTAGAAAAACAGGAAGTACCTGAACTTGCCGGTTTAAATCCCAGTTACTCCGAGTATTACAAAATTTCATTTGAAGATAACGGAATAGGTTTCAATCAGGAACATTCGCAAATAATATTTGAACTTTTTCAAAGATTGCACGGAAAAAACGAATACGGGGGTACAGGCATCGGGTTAACTATTTGTAAAAAAATAGTGGAAAATCATCATGGTTATATAGGTGCGAATGGTAAGCCCGGAGAAGGAGCTGTATTCTATTTTTACCTGCCAGTTGTTTAA
- the fsa gene encoding fructose-6-phosphate aldolase, translating to MKFFIDTANLEQIAEAQALGVLDGVTTNPSLMAKEGITGKNNILKHYVDICNIVDGDVSAEVIATDFEGMIKEGEELADLHEQIVVKVPMIKEGVKAIKYFNDKGIKTNCTLVFSLGQALLAAKAGATYVSPFIGRLDDISTDGLDLIADIREVYDNYGFETQILAASVRHTMHVIECAKIGADVMTGPLSSITGLLKHPLTDIGLEKFLEDYKKGN from the coding sequence ATGAAGTTTTTTATTGATACTGCAAATTTAGAGCAGATAGCCGAAGCTCAAGCTCTTGGTGTATTAGATGGCGTAACCACCAACCCATCATTAATGGCTAAAGAAGGTATAACCGGAAAAAATAATATTCTAAAGCATTATGTAGATATATGCAATATTGTTGATGGTGATGTATCAGCCGAGGTGATAGCCACCGATTTTGAAGGAATGATAAAAGAAGGTGAGGAGCTTGCAGATTTACATGAGCAAATTGTTGTTAAGGTACCCATGATCAAAGAAGGGGTAAAAGCAATAAAATATTTTAACGATAAAGGTATAAAAACCAATTGTACACTGGTATTTTCCTTGGGGCAGGCATTACTGGCGGCCAAGGCAGGGGCAACTTATGTTTCTCCTTTTATAGGCAGGCTTGATGATATATCTACTGATGGATTGGATTTAATTGCAGATATTCGTGAAGTTTATGATAATTATGGCTTTGAGACCCAAATCCTGGCAGCTTCTGTAAGGCATACAATGCATGTAATTGAGTGTGCTAAAATTGGGGCTGATGTTATGACCGGGCCATTATCTTCAATTACAGGGCTGTTAAAGCACCCGTTAACTGATATTGGGTTGGAAAAATTTCTGGAGGATTATAAAAAAGGTAATTAG